A genomic window from Streptomyces sp. WMMC940 includes:
- a CDS encoding response regulator, which yields MHEEGKITVFLVDDHEVVRRGVYELLSAEDDIEVVGEAGTAADALVRIPAVRPDVAILDVRLPDGSGVEVCREVRSQNEDIKCLMLTSYADDEALFDAIMAGASGYVLKAIRGAELLTAVRDVAAGRSLLDPAATARVLERLRDGNAPKTDDRLASLTDQERRILDLIGEGLTNRAIGERLHLAEKTIKNYVSGLLAKLGMERRSQAAAYVARLQAERH from the coding sequence GTGCACGAAGAAGGAAAAATCACCGTATTCCTGGTGGACGACCACGAGGTCGTGCGTCGCGGCGTGTACGAACTGCTCTCCGCCGAGGACGACATCGAGGTCGTCGGCGAGGCCGGTACGGCGGCAGATGCCCTGGTCAGGATCCCTGCGGTGCGCCCCGATGTGGCGATCCTCGATGTGCGCCTGCCCGACGGAAGCGGGGTAGAGGTCTGCCGGGAGGTCCGTTCGCAGAACGAGGACATCAAATGTCTGATGCTCACCTCGTACGCGGACGACGAGGCACTCTTCGACGCGATCATGGCGGGGGCCTCGGGCTACGTCCTCAAGGCGATCCGCGGCGCCGAGCTGCTGACGGCGGTGCGGGACGTGGCGGCGGGCAGGTCCCTGCTCGACCCGGCTGCCACCGCGCGCGTCCTGGAGCGGCTGCGGGACGGGAACGCCCCCAAGACCGACGACAGACTGGCGAGCCTGACCGATCAGGAGCGCAGGATCCTGGACCTGATCGGCGAGGGCCTGACCAACCGGGCCATCGGCGAACGGCTGCACCTGGCGGAGAAGACCATCAAGAACTACGTCTCCGGCCTGCTCGCGAAGCTGGGCATGGAACGGCGCTCCCAGGCCGCCGCGTATGTGGCACGGCTCCAGGCCGAACGGCACTGA
- a CDS encoding phosphotransferase has translation MPRSSAIAPPPLALAPPPIGPPPLNALLRRYEDAGEPLSCEPVTQGLLNRGYRLSTTRGAYFLKQHVDEPTADRETIARQHRAVRRLQSLGVPVAPPVADGSGDTVAVIGGRCYALHPWVDGRHRRGAQLTTLESRRLGALLGLVHTGLERVMDVEPGGRRTTVRPHESADPEETFALIDALLELARAHRPRDSFDALAEHRLLERRALLEGHAHRRPPPAAAGGWVHGDFHPLNLLYRGDHRGAEPAAIVDWDRLGVQPRAEEAVRAAAIFFVRPSGRLELGKVRAYARAYRRAAGADATELAAAVHRVWWERLNDFWILRWRYQLHDRRADPQFPAVSALAVWWTREYEAVCEAFAG, from the coding sequence GTGCCGCGCTCATCTGCTATTGCCCCACCCCCCCTTGCTCTTGCCCCACCCCCCATCGGCCCACCCCCTCTCAACGCGCTGCTGCGCCGGTACGAGGACGCCGGTGAACCCCTCTCCTGCGAACCCGTCACCCAGGGCCTGCTGAACCGCGGCTACCGGCTCTCCACCACACGCGGCGCCTACTTCCTCAAGCAGCACGTCGACGAGCCGACCGCCGACCGCGAGACCATCGCCCGCCAGCACCGGGCGGTCCGCCGCCTGCAGTCGCTCGGCGTTCCCGTCGCGCCGCCCGTGGCCGACGGGTCCGGCGACACGGTGGCCGTGATCGGCGGCCGCTGCTACGCCCTGCACCCCTGGGTGGACGGCCGTCACCGCCGCGGGGCCCAGCTCACCACCCTCGAGTCCCGCCGGCTGGGCGCCCTCCTCGGCCTGGTCCACACCGGCCTGGAGCGGGTCATGGACGTGGAGCCGGGCGGGCGCCGGACCACGGTGCGGCCGCACGAGAGCGCGGACCCCGAGGAGACCTTCGCCCTCATCGACGCCCTGCTGGAGCTGGCCCGCGCCCATCGCCCCAGGGACAGCTTCGACGCCCTCGCCGAGCACCGGCTGCTGGAGCGCCGCGCCCTGCTGGAAGGCCATGCGCACCGGCGGCCGCCCCCGGCCGCGGCCGGGGGCTGGGTGCACGGCGACTTCCACCCGCTCAACCTGCTGTACCGGGGCGACCACCGGGGTGCGGAGCCGGCCGCGATCGTCGACTGGGACCGGCTGGGCGTCCAGCCGCGGGCCGAGGAGGCCGTGAGGGCCGCGGCGATCTTCTTCGTCCGGCCCTCGGGCCGGCTGGAACTGGGGAAGGTGCGGGCCTACGCGCGCGCCTACCGGCGGGCGGCCGGGGCCGACGCGACGGAACTCGCCGCCGCCGTGCACCGGGTGTGGTGGGAGCGGCTCAACGACTTCTGGATACTGCGCTGGCGCTACCAGCTGCACGATCGAAGGGCCGACCCGCAGTTCCCTGCGGTGTCGGCCCTGGCGGTGTGGTGGACGCGGGAGTACGAGGCGGTGTGCGAGGCCTTCGCCGGCTGA